The Kluyveromyces lactis strain NRRL Y-1140 chromosome D complete sequence genome has a window encoding:
- a CDS encoding zinc-dependent alcohol dehydrogenase family protein (weakly similar to uniprot|P35497 Saccharomyces cerevisiae YJR159W SOR1 Sorbitol dehydrogenase), which translates to MFRKAVSRGIFPSRRLLSSSIRRKSNQTNIMKAMVYYGANDIKFEDREQPQILSSTDAIIKMTHTSICGTDLGIWKGKNPEIEQTAQTKEGSFNGRILGHEGIGIIDEVGDAVHNFKKGDRVIVSCISRCGTCENCAKSLYSHCTNGGGWILGYMIDGTQAEYVRTPFADTSLYSVPENLSDEAAVMLSDALPTAHEIGVQMGNVKPGDTVAIVGAGPVGMGCVLTSQLYSPSLLIVVDIDDNRLAMAKEMGSTHTINSAKEDAVSKILEYTNGRGVDCVMEAVGAQATWDICQRVIKEGGHLANVGVHGKPVNFEIDKLWIKNLTITSGLVNTNTTGMLMKSCCSGKLKSERLVTHHCNFGEMSGNYNIFKHAAEEKAMKLLITF; encoded by the coding sequence ATGTTTCGTAAAGCTGTCAGCAGAGGAATATTCCCAAGTAGACGGCTATTAAGTTCAAGTATTAGAAGAAAATCTAACCAGACCAATATCATGAAGGCTATGGTTTATTATGGTGCAAATGACATCAAATTTGAGGATAGAGAACAACCCcagattctttcttcaacggATGCCATTATCAAAATGACGCACACTTCAATCTGCGGTACCGATTTGGGGATTTGGAAAGGTAAGAACCCCgaaattgaacaaactGCTCAAACGAAGGAAGGTAGTTTTAATGGACGCATTTTAGGTCATGAGGGAATTGGAATTATCGACGAGGTCGGTGATGCAGTtcataatttcaaaaaagGAGATAGGGTTATAGTGTCCTGTATTAGCAGATGTGGGACCTGTGAAAATTGTGCAAAATCTTTGTATTCGCATTGTACGAATGGAGGCGGATGGATTTTAGGTTATATGATTGATGGTACTCAAGCTGAATATGTCCGCACTCCATTCGCTGATACTTCTTTGTACAGCGTGCCAGAGAATTTGTCCGATGAAGCAGCGGTAATGCTTTCGGATGCTCTACCTACTGCCCATGAGATTGGTGTGCAAATGGGTAACGTCAAGCCGGGTGACACAGTCGCCATTGTTGGTGCGGGCCCCGTTGGTATGGGTTGCGTTCTAACATCTCAGTTGTATTCACCAAGCTTGTTGATTGTTGTTGACATTGATGATAACCGTTTAGCAATGGCAAAAGAGATGGGTTCAACTCATACCATCAATTCAGCAAAAGAAGACGCAGTGAGCAAGATATTAGAGTACACAAATGGACGTGGTGTGGATTGTGTAATGGAGGCTGTTGGAGCTCAAGCAACTTGGGATATCTGCCAGAGGGTGATCAAGGAAGGTGGCCATTTAGCTAACGTGGGCGTCCATGGAAAACCAgtcaattttgaaatcgACAAATTATGGATAAAGAATTTAACGATAACAAGTGGCCTTGTTAACACCAACACCACAGggatgttgatgaaaagtTGCTGTTCTGGTAAATTAAAATCGGAAAGGCTTGTCACTCACCATTGCAACTTTGGAGAAATGTCAGGCAACTACAACATTTTCAAACACGCAGCTGAAGAGAAAGCAATGAAACTTCTAATtacattttga
- a CDS encoding uncharacterized protein (similar to uniprot|Q12512 Saccharomyces cerevisiae YOL154W ZPS1 Putative GPI-anchored protein transcription is induced under low-zinc conditions as mediated by the Zap1p transcription factor and at alkaline pH) — MMNSITSSNILLTLYLALIAQASIVVKRADSSSTSSASSTSSSPATISKPASANLTTENQALAPFQDGVFEFFGWTNPTFPQYHNSCNITNQRMINGALIDTLEVSSFARDRLLANGTSDEIYKRWFGDAPLFTVAGVIENTIQGVKDDLLFRCDDPQGGCAANPTSWWGYHVLNTTGETNFCDLFYSGKKPLTHICFEGTIVEVGPTLYAGIDLFHRYFHLDQMSSEGYIGEYTEELDDILALAQNNATYAVRNVDNYLYYLADVYAEAVIPGGCLGDLSEN; from the coding sequence atgatgaactCCATAACCTCTTCAAACATTCTACTAACTCTTTACTTGGCCCTTATTGCTCAGGCGTCAATCGTGGTAAAGAGAGCTGACTCCTCTTCGACAAGTTCTGCCTCTTCGACAAGTTCTTCCCCTGCTACGATTTCTAAGCCCGCTTCTGCCAATTTGACTACCGAAAACCAAGCTTTAGCTCCTTTCCAAGATGGCGTGTTTGAATTCTTCGGATGGACCAATCCCACTTTCCCACAGTACCACAATTCCTGTAACATCACTAACCAGCGTATGATTAATGGTGCCCTTATTGATACTCTTGAAGTCTCTTCGTTTGCCAGAGATAGGTTGTTGGCAAACGGAACCTCTGATGAAATTTACAAAAGATGGTTCGGTGATGCGCCATTATTTACTGTTGCAGGGGTGATTGAAAATACTATTCAAGGTGTCAAAGATGATCTATTATTCAGATGTGATGACCCCCAAGGTGGATGTGCTGCCAACCCAACTTCATGGTGGGGTTACCATGTCCTAAATACTACCGGTGAAACTAACTTCTGTGATTTGTTCTACAGCGGCAAGAAACCACTCACTCACATTTGTTTCGAAGGAACTATTGTCGAAGTTGGACCAACTTTGTATGCTGGTATTGATTTGTTCCATCGTTACTTCCATCTTGACCAAATGAGCTCTGAAGGTTACATTGGAGAATATACCGAAGAATTGGACGACATTTTGGCTCTTGCTCAGAACAACGCGACATACGCTGTCAGAAATGTGGACAACTACTTATACTACTTAGCAGATGTATACGCAGAGGCAGTTATTCCAGGTGGATGTTTGGGCGACCTTTCTGAAAATTAA
- a CDS encoding uncharacterized protein (similar to uniprot|P53048 Saccharomyces cerevisiae YGR289C MAL11 Maltose permease inducible high-affinity maltose transporter (alpha-glucoside transporter) encoded in the MAL1 complex locus member of the 12 transmembrane domain superfamily of sugar transporters) has translation MCVYCGEIIGLQITGTLADRYGYRIVLIGGLIALIGLNFILYFANSLAMIAVGQILCGIPWGSFQTLCVSYGSEVCPLVLRYYLTTYINLCWLVGQLIAAGVLKACQEHLANDQLGWRLPFALQWVWPIPLIIGIYLAPESPWWLVRKGKMEQAKRSVTRILTLPATEKDNLSDLMITKMKMTVEKENRLVSQSSSYMDCFKGVDFRRTRIACLTWVIQNLTGSPLMGYSTYFYEKAGLDTSSAFTFSIIQYVIGIIGTLTSWFLSSRAGRFTILFWGVFFQMVVMLITGGLGFSSSQGASWGAGSMLLIYNFFYNSTLGPVVYCVVSEIPSDRLRTKTVVLARNAYNLIAIVNSILTPYMLNSYQWNWGAKTGLFWGGFAAVSLTWAYFDLPETKGRTFAELDELFHQKIPAREFNNTHVEPFARETIMKDIAANIELNLEPIEEEDFDCKK, from the coding sequence ATGTGCGTATACTGCGGCGAAATCATTGGTTTACAAATAACAGGTACACTTGCAGATCGTTATGGTTACAGAATTGTCTTGATCGGCGGCTTGATTGCTTTGATTGGTCTAAACtttattttatattttgcGAACAGTTTAGCAATGATTGCTGTAGGCCAAATTTTATGTGGTATTCCATGGGGGTCATTTCAAACTCTTTGTGTCTCTTATGGTAGTGAAGTTTGTCCATTGGTTTTAAGATATTATCTGACCACTTATATCAATCTATGCTGGCTTGTTGGTCAATTGATTGCTGCTGGTGTCTTGAAAGCATGCCAGGAGCATTTAGCAAACGACCAGTTAGGTTGGAGGCTTCCATTTGCCTTGCAATGGGTATGGCCCATTCCGTTGATAATTGGAATTTATCTAGCTCCTGAATCACCATGGTGGTTGGTGAGAAAAGGTAAAATGGAACAAGCCAAGAGATCTGTCACAAGAATTTTGACTCTGCCAGCTACTGAAAAGGACAATTTGTCTGATTTGATGATTacaaagatgaaaatgaccgtagaaaaagaaaatagattGGTCTCGCAGTCAAGTTCATACATGGATTGTTTCAAGGGTGTTGACTTTAGAAGAACCAGGATAGCATGTTTAACCTGGGTTATTCAAAATTTGACTGGATCTCCGTTAATGGGTTACTCCACGTATTTTTATGAGAAAGCAGGATTAGATACCTCTTCTGCATTTACATTCTCTATTATTCAATATGTCATCGGAATTATTGGTACTTTGACATCATGGTTCCTGTCGTCCAGAGCTGGTCGCTTCACGATTCTCTTTTGGGGTGTATTTTTCCAAATGGTAGTCATGCTCATTACCGGTGGCCTTGGGTTCAGCAGTTCTCAAGGTGCAAGCTGGGGTGCAGGTTCTATGTTGCTGATCTACAACTTCTTCTACAACTCAACCTTAGGTCCCGTTGTTTATTGTGTGGTATCTGAAATCCCAAGTGATAGGTTAAGAACTAAGACTGTTGTACTAGCACGTAACGCGTACAACTTAATTGCCATTGTGAACTCCATTTTGACTCCATATATGCTCAACTCGTACCAATGGAACTGGGGTGCAAAGACAGGGTTATTCTGGGGTGGTTTTGCGGCTGTCTCTTTGACCTGGGCATATTTCGATTTACCAGAAACTAAAGGCAGGACATTTGCAGAGCTTGACGAGTTGTTTCACCAGAAAATTCCAGCAAGAGAGTTTAACAACACACACGTTGAACCATTTGCTCGTGAGACAATAATGAAAGACATAGCCGCCAACATAGAACTCAACCTGGAACCAATCGAGGAAGAGGATTTTGACTGCAAGAAATAA
- a CDS encoding uncharacterized protein (conserved hypothetical protein) produces MLSLLKHAPYSIINHRFEVKINDSEHRRLDISKFKRCILLYYDCTNENSQKLFAFIPLSLSIHISRFPFYSFSLHILLPQSNHTLMIAYVLSNFGKETTLTYIVTHFPHPTTSVQSCYSLLFIQTAASIEKKVPITSPYCALLHPAILCYSLLYSRPLWHLITFPPSRHQNTDSPFQDYQIRF; encoded by the coding sequence ATGCTTTCACTGCTCAAACATGCTCCTTATTCAATCATAAACCATAGATTCGAGGTGAAGATTAACGATTCTGAGCACAGAAGGTtagatatttcaaaattcaagAGATGCATTTTACTGTACTACGACTGTACTAACGAAAACAGCCAAAAGCTGTTCGCGTTCATTcctctctctctctctatTCACATTTCCCGTTTCCCAttttattctttctctttacATATCTTACTCCCCCAATCCAATCATACTCTTATGATTGCTTACGTATTATCCAATTTTGGAAAGGAAACTACCCTCACTTATATCGTTACTCACTTCCCACACCCTACTACTTCTGTTCAGTCCTGCTACAGTTTACTATTTATACAAACTGCTGCATCAATAGAGAAGAAAGTGCCCATAACATCTCCATACTGTGCTCTGCTACACCCCGCTATACTCTGCTATTCTCTGCTATATTCGAGACCACTATGGCACCTAATAACCTTTCCACCGAGCCGCCATCAAAATACAGACTCCCCGTTTCAAGACTATCAAATACGTTTTTGA
- a CDS encoding uncharacterized protein (similar to uniprot|P36173 Saccharomyces cerevisiae YKR106W) — MNQPAVSPEWEQCEYDKDSETDKRSCKKEQGIIHDIEKMTVVEETQPVGPNLEITARFSTKRKMKELEIVSSFCKEWHFQSILLVTAIVCGFSYNLDAVLRSTYTGYATNSFSQHSLLATINVINSVVSIASQLFFARLSDHFGRLQLFGFCTLMYIVGTILQSQSKNVSIYAGGAVFYNAGYTGVRLLMTIMMSDFSTLGWRYFMIASPDWCYIIITWVSGNIIEISNPLENWSWDIAMWAFIFPLTTIPLVGFLVYMFYKASRTDEWKELRSVTKKMPTPVYIKEVFWNLDIPGVLLIAISLGCILIPLTVSGGETEEWKDSRNIGVLCLGSVLFPIFLLWEGKIAKRPVLALTYLKDRGVWAPLAASFFMSNAYLIATDYLYAVLLVGFNQSESASQRITWLPSFAGVVITPFTGLLITRWKHLKVLTITGCIFYYIAFGLFYRYRGGSTNVAGIIVGTIFMGFGSGISTYPLMVSLQAVSSHTKIAIVTALFYTFEQVGRAVGSSISGAIWTQVMFKEISKRLPEEPEVALAAYASPYTFVTKYGWETSQRMAVVGAYMHVQKILLLVALLMLCPLFLMAIMMRDAELSTSDVALSSSDDSHVIISKHEDKIYEAFCKFFSFSTKKEGSRERSWIWKSKS, encoded by the coding sequence ATGAACCAGCCTGCAGTGAGCCCCGAATGGGAACAGTGTGAGTATGACAAAGATAGTGAAACTGATAAAAGATCATGTAAGAAAGAACAGGGTATAATTCATGACATCGAGAAAATGACTGTGGTCGAGGAGACTCAGCCTGTAGGCCCCAACTTGGAGATCACTGCAAGATTCAGtaccaaaagaaagatgaaggaACTGGAAATTGTATCAAGTTTCTGTAAGGAATGGCACTTCCAAAGCATATTATTGGTTACAGCTATCGTATGTGGGTTTTCTTACAACTTGGACGCTGTTTTGCGTAGCACTTATACTGGCTATGCTACCAACTCCTTTTCTCAGCATTCTTTATTGGCTACTATCAATGTAATCAATTCTGTTGTGAGTATTGCTTCacaacttttttttgctaGACTCTCGGATCATTTTGGTCGGCTACAGctttttggtttttgtACCCTTATGTACATAGTTGGTACAATTTTGCAGTCTCAATCGAAGAACGTTTCAATTTATGCTGGTGGTGCGGTCTTTTACAATGCTGGTTATACTGGTGTGCGTTTGTTGATGACGATTATGATGTCAGATTTCAGCACTCTAGGATGGAGGTACTTTATGATTGCATCTCCAGACTGGTGTTACATTATTATCACATGGGTTTCAGGTAATATTATTGAGATTTCGAATCCGTTAGAGAATTGGTCATGGGATATTGCTATGTGGGCGTTCATTTTTCCTCTAACCACTATTCCCTTAGTTGGCTTTTTGGTATACATGTTTTACAAAGCATCTCGTACTGATGAATGGAAAGAATTGCGGTCAGTTACCAAGAAGATGCCAACCCCAGTATACATCAAAGAGGTTTTCTGGAACTTGGATATCCCAGGTGTCCTATTGATTGCGATTTCTCTTGGTTGTATCTTGATTCCGTTGACAGTTTCTGGAGGTGAAACTGAAGAATGGAAGGACAGCCGAAACATTGGTGTTTTATGTTTAGGAAGTGTTCTTTTCCCTATATTTCTGTTATGGGAAGGTAAGATAGCAAAACGACCTGTACTTGCGTTGACTTACTTAAAGGACAGGGGTGTCTGGGCACCTTTAGCTGCATCTTTTTTCATGTCTAATGCCTATTTGATTGCCACGGATTATTTATACGCTGTATTACTTGTTGGTTTCAACCAATCAGAATCTGCCTCCCAGAGAATCACTTGGTTACCAAGTTTTGCTGGTGTCGTGATCACACCGTTCACCGGGCTCTTGATTACTAGATGGAAGCATTTGAAAGTACTAACAATTACTGGTTGTATTTTCTATTATATTGCATTTGGTTTGTTCTACCGGTACAGAGGAGGTAGCACTAACGTGGCTGGTATTATCGTAGGAACAATTTTTATGGGATTCGGATCAGGTATATCAACATATCCATTGATGGTTTCGTTACAAGCCGTCAGTTCTCATACTAAGATTGCTATTGTGACAGCACTGTTCTACACCTTTGAACAGGTTGGTAGAGCTGTTGGTTCTTCCATATCAGGCGCCATCTGGACTCAAGTAATGTTCAAGGAAATCTCTAAAAGGCTACCAGAAGAACCAGAAGTCGCTTTAGCAGCTTATGCTTCGCCTTACACCTTTGTGACTAAATACGGTTGGGAAACTTCGCAAAGGATGGCAGTTGTTGGTGCATACATGCATGTTCAAAAAATACTTTTGTTGGTAGCTTTACTAATGCTCTGTCCACTATTTCTAATGGCAATCATGATGAGAGATGCCGAGTTGTCAACCTCTGATGTTGCTCTCAGCAGTTCTGACGATAGTCATGTTATCATCTCTAAACATGAGGATAAGATCTATGAAGCTTTCTGCAAGTTTTTTTCGTTTAGTACAAAAAAAGAGGGCTCGCGTGAAAGAAGTTGGATCTGGAAAAGTAAAAGTTAA
- a CDS encoding uncharacterized protein (weakly similar to uniprot|Q05016 Saccharomyces cerevisiae YMR226C NADP(+)-dependent dehydrogenase) gives MSSNKVVLITGASSGIGLDIAEKLQLDGYEVFGTSRKGAQPNTNYSFKMVELDVTKDGSVATAVAEVMKNAGKIDVLINNAGVGISWAAAEESSIEQSKFIFDTNLFGVMRMTQAVLPHMREQGSGRIINIGSISGIVPVAFGAIYSASKHALEAYTEALDHEVRNQGIRVSVIDPHLIKTPMFSKDLEPDRPLSIYSETRKRLATSMEKQLESAEETSVVTDTVLYSLQQTAPHIRYTPGRAKRFAYFRYYAPSAIFDRVIQKFLDG, from the coding sequence ATGAGTTCGAACAAAGTCGTGTTGATCACAGGTGCTTCCTCGGGTATTGGATTGGACATTGCTGAAAAGCTGCAGCTGGATGGTTATGAGGTTTTTGGAACCAGTAGAAAGGGTGCTCAGCCTAATACCAATTACAGTTTTAAGATGGTAGAATTAGATGTAACAAAAGATGGTTCCGTAGCAACTGCAGTGGCGGAGGTTATGAAGAATGCTGGCAAAATCGATGTGCTAATCAATAACGCAGGAGTTGGGATATCATGGGCTGCTGCTGAGGAGAGTTCTATCGAACAATCAAAGTTTATTTTCGATACAAATTTATTCGGAGTGATGAGGATGACTCAAGCTGTGTTACCACACATGAGAGAACAAGGAAGCGGCAGGATTATAAATATCGGTTCCATCTCAGGTATTGTCCCGGTTGCATTCGGTGCAATATATTCTGCAAGCAAGCACGCACTGGAAGCATACACTGAAGCTTTGGACCATGAAGTCAGAAATCAAGGAATTCGTGTTTCGGTAATAGATCCCCATTTAATTAAAACACCAATGTTCAGTAAGGATTTGGAACCCGATAGACCTTTATCAATATACTCAGAGACGAGAAAAAGGTTGGCTACTTCCATGGAGAAACAATTGGAGAGTGCGGAGGAAACTTCGGTGGTTACTGATACAGTATTATATTCCTTGCAACAGACTGCTCCTCACATTCGATATACCCCCGGTAGGGCAAAAAGATTCGCTTATTTTCGATACTATGCACCCTCTGCAATCTTTGATAGGGTTATCCAGAAATTTTTGGACGGTTAA
- a CDS encoding uncharacterized protein (some similarities with uniprot|Q08295 Saccharomyces cerevisiae YOL157C Hypothetical ORF): MYKMMVDQFGADSDQVKDYVNGLQLISRDHARTPFPWTSEAPYAGFTDGKEPWFPLTETFQEGINAEDELKDPKSVFNFWKTAIEVRKTHKDVLNYGYDFTFVDHANEKLFAFTKKYGEKVLYVVLNFSKEEIEFSFLEGYNSYDYIFGNYPEAEIDTGSNKLQPWEGRFYYAN, translated from the coding sequence ATGTACAAGATGATGGTTGATCAATTCGGTGCGGACTCTGATCAAGTCAAAGATTACGTTAATGGTTTGCAGTTGATTTCTAGAGACCATGCGAGGACTCCATTCCCATGGACATCCGAGGCTCCATATGCTGGATTCACAGACGGCAAGGAACCATGGTTCCCTTTAACTGAGACTTTCCAAGAAGGTATCAACGCCGAAGATGAGCTGAAAGACCCAAAGtctgttttcaatttttggaagACGGCTATTGAAGTCAGAAAGACACACAAGGATGTATTGAATTATGGATATGACTTCACCTTTGTTGACCATGCTAACGAGAAACTCTTTGCTTTCACTAAGAAGTACGGAGAGAAGGTATTGTATGTGGTGTTGAACTTCagcaaagaagagattgaGTTCAGCTTCTTGGAAGGTTACAACTCTTATGACTACATTTTCGGTAATTATCCAGAGGCCGAAATCGACACTGGATCTAACAAGTTACAGCCATGGGAAGGTAGATTTTACTATGCCAATTGA
- a CDS encoding MDR family MFS transporter (similar to uniprot|P36172 Saccharomyces cerevisiae YKR105C Hypothetical ORF), translated as MDQKLQQEESLNNSMDGPMSKNAIMQVEVTADNASIDANTPDHNDNSNVRLMSGLRLYVCVAALVLATFIFALDVFIVNTIIDSVSASLGGYSKSGWLIAGYSLPNSLFSLIWGRTASLLGFQASMTLSIFIFEVGSIVSASATSMDNLIVGRVIAGVGGSGLQTLSLVIGSSIVEEKNRAMIVSIVMSAFAAASLIGPFVGGAFTTHVIWRWCFWINLPIGAVTALLFYFTYNPKRLSAASRFTSCFKSVKALSFEKLASWETYRCMGKNLLFRFDIVGFATGCAGVCLLLLGLTLGGEDDSWKSAIVICFLIVGFLLSVLSVVYDFYIFDKINPEPSNLSFRPMLVKGLLNNRFILLPNLVTCASAIAFSGYMLYSVQFFQLVMGSSAWNAGLHLIPLVIASIVSAIICGGIMKKTGQVKPLMISTVSILLIGGGVSTLLDNHSGNSMQIGVWILPGFGLGAALQCALISSQLQIDKESPNSEIELVEVTAFNSFTKSLGSSIGGVLCTAIFTSSLWSKINAVKLEGYYGKSTNEFVKYRLQHFDSRYSEASTIFSDSVTNVFWMALAFAAFAFVCSCLSSTNTVEIADKQKVHSDRDMSLISDSKLEA; from the coding sequence ATGGATCAGAAGCTTCAGCAAGAGGAGAGTTTGAATAACTCAATGGACGGACCCATGAGCAAAAACGCTATCATGCAGGTTGAAGTTACGGCTGATAACGCCAGTATTGATGCTAATACTCCGGACCACAATGATAACTCTAATGTCAGGCTCATGTCCGGTCTTAGGTTATACGTTTGTGTGGCTGCTCTAGTGTTAGCAACATTCATTTTCGCCTTGGACGTTTTTATCGTCAACACCATTATTGACAGCGTGTCTGCCAGCCTTGGAGGGTATTCAAAGAGTGGCTGGTTAATTGCTGGATATAGTTTACCCAACTCGTTGTTTAGTCTTATATGGGGTAGAACTGCTTCTTTATTGGGGTTCCAGGCTAGTATGACGCTTTccatttttatttttgagGTCGgatcaattgtttctgcATCTGCTACTTCAATGGACAATCTCATCGTAGGAAGGGTCATTGCTGGGGTTGGAGGTAGTGGTCTTCAGACTTTATCATTAGTTATTGGGTCTTCAATAGTGGAGGAAAAAAATCGTGCCATGATTGTATCCATTGTGATGTCAGCTTTTGCAGCTGCATCTTTGATTGGGCCCTTTGTTGGTGGTGCGTTCACTACCCATGTAATTTGGAGATGGTGTTTCTGGATCAATTTACCTATCGGAGCTGTTACAGCTCTTTTATTCTACTTCACTTATAACCCAAAAAGACTGTCAGCAGCATCTAGATTCACAAGCTGTTTCAAATCAGTAAAAGCGCTGtcttttgaaaaacttGCATCATGGGAAACTTATAGATGTATGGGCAAAAACCTACTTTTTAGATTCGATATTGTAGGGTTCGCCACCGGTTGTGCTGGCGTATGCTTATTACTACTTGGACTGACGCTCGGAGGTGAAGATGACTCATGGAAAAGTGCTATTGTCATCTGTTTTCTGATTGTGGGCTTCCTTCTATCTGTTCTCTCTGTCGTGTACGATTTCTACATTTTTGATAAGATTAATCCCGAACCTTCAAACCTTTCTTTTAGACCAATGTTGGTAAAGGGTCTATTGAACAACAGATTTATTCTACTCCCTAATCTCGTAACATGTGCGTCTGCTATCGCATTCTCTGGGTACATGCTTTATTCAGtccaatttttccaattggtcATGGGTTCCTCTGCATGGAATGCAGGTTTGCATTTGATTCCATTGGTGATTGCCTCTATTGTTTCTGCAATAATCTGCGGTGGtataatgaagaaaacgGGCCAAGTCAAACCGTTAATGATATCAACGGTTTCAATACTACTAATAGGTGGCGGGGTTTCCACGTTACTAGATAATCACTCTGGAAATTCAATGCAAATCGGAGTCTGGATTTTGCCCGGGTTCGGGTTGGGTGCAGCTTTACAGTGTGCGCTTATTAGCTCTCAGTTGCAAATCGATAAAGAGAGTCCCAATtcagaaattgaattggtGGAAGTTACAGCATTCAACAGTTTCACTAAATCCTTGGGGTCGAGTATTGGGGGAGTTCTTTGTACGGCTATATTCACGAGCTCCCTTTGGAGTAAAATAAATGCTGTCAAATTGGAAGGATACTATGGGAAAAGCACAAATGAGTTCGTGAAATATAGATTACAGCATTTTGATTCTCGCTATTCAGAGGCATCGACCATATTCAGCGACTCAGTGACAAACGTTTTTTGGATGGCTCTTGCTTTCGCAGCTTTTGCTTTTGTTTGCTCATGTCTATCCTCAACCAACACAGTTGAAATAGCAGACAAACAAAAGGTACATAGTGACCGGGACATGTCATTAATTTCAGATTCGAAGTTAGAGGCTTAA